Proteins from a single region of Crassaminicella profunda:
- a CDS encoding CdaR family transcriptional regulator, translating to MLRKLAQKIAIDTCEIIGYDVIITDEKSIVIGASDVVRLGTFHEGSVKVIATGRPHSDFHGYIRNMRGTKAGFTIPIELNGRVLGSIGITGKRENVEKFGLLVKKHAEMILREEIIFKASILSERALQNLIQEIMSFNVAKNNEELLLTRGYELGYDLKPPHIAIAIDLFEFSKIAKKIYKKATKEKSPEISIQALKLDVQLKIKNIFNKPNDICIPFGNDKFIILHALQNKFSEKEVFEYVKQKCYQIISEIEQKNVSATIGIGSIAKSLSQLSRSCQDAWRVLEIGKKVIDKPKVVSIKEYCIEGIISNVNKDVSEWFISQMVDSLQQQPDWKELFKTIRAWCESGFSQIQASKILHIHRNTLNYRLEKIYQISGMDVRKFRNALALYLGVLMVELGFIKK from the coding sequence ATGCTTAGAAAATTAGCACAGAAAATTGCAATAGATACTTGCGAAATTATTGGTTATGATGTAATTATTACTGATGAGAAATCTATTGTAATTGGCGCTAGTGATGTAGTGAGATTAGGAACATTTCATGAAGGCTCAGTAAAAGTAATTGCTACAGGTAGGCCACATTCTGATTTTCATGGCTATATAAGAAATATGAGAGGAACGAAAGCGGGTTTTACCATTCCAATAGAATTAAATGGAAGAGTTTTAGGCTCAATAGGGATAACAGGAAAACGAGAGAATGTGGAGAAATTTGGACTTTTAGTGAAAAAACATGCGGAAATGATATTAAGAGAAGAAATTATTTTTAAAGCATCAATTTTGTCAGAGCGGGCGCTACAGAATCTCATTCAAGAGATTATGTCTTTTAATGTAGCAAAGAATAACGAAGAACTGTTACTAACAAGAGGATATGAACTTGGATATGATCTTAAACCTCCTCATATAGCAATTGCAATAGATCTGTTTGAATTTAGTAAAATAGCAAAAAAAATATATAAGAAGGCTACAAAAGAAAAATCTCCAGAAATAAGTATACAAGCATTAAAATTAGATGTGCAATTAAAAATAAAAAATATTTTTAATAAGCCAAATGATATTTGTATACCTTTTGGAAATGATAAATTTATTATTTTGCATGCTTTGCAAAATAAATTTAGCGAAAAGGAAGTTTTTGAGTATGTCAAACAGAAATGTTATCAGATCATATCTGAGATAGAGCAAAAAAATGTTTCTGCGACTATAGGAATAGGATCTATTGCTAAGAGCCTTTCACAATTAAGCAGATCATGTCAAGATGCATGGCGTGTATTAGAAATAGGAAAAAAGGTTATCGATAAACCTAAAGTTGTTAGCATTAAGGAATATTGTATTGAAGGTATTATTTCAAATGTTAATAAAGACGTAAGTGAATGGTTTATATCACAGATGGTAGATAGTTTGCAACAACAACCTGATTGGAAAGAACTATTTAAAACTATTCGTGCATGGTGTGAATCTGGTTTTAGTCAAATTCAAGCATCAAAAATTTTACATATACATAGAAATACATTAAATTATAGATTAGAGAAAATATATCAGATAAGTGGCATGGATGTAAGAAAATTTAGAAATGCGTTAGCATTATATTTAGGAGTTTTAATGGTTGAATTAGGTTTTATAAAAAAATAG
- a CDS encoding Na+/H+ antiporter NhaC family protein, with the protein MENNKGFKHIYMIFAVSMGAIATCIIRNIPLFYGFFIGVFFSVIVFMRNGFSFIALMKMILKGVKECFSVYIIVLLMGSIIAVWIASGTVPTMIYYGFDYIVHMNYLLACFMIMVMISFAMGTAFGTISTIGIALLGIGKGLSIPEPILLGTIISGAFIADKISPISALVNLTMNTTDIKYKDFFKHMLVTLIPTLIISSTIYYILGRNFTGEVDLLTLREYQRNIFNTFTISLALLLFPIIMILLAVIGVKVIPNMTFSLLGGIVIGIFFQKIEIHEMIHAILFGYRSRTGIEALDGILRGGGIVPMIEVIFIIIGAVALNSVFEGTNTIAPMIDKMASKIKTKGALIARTCILSIALTTVTCDQTVGILLPGKFLKRKYKEFKMKKITLARSIADAGTTIAPLIPWNVNAIIITVITGVGATEYGPYAVLCYISPLVTILFGYLFTNRESKEKLVNE; encoded by the coding sequence ATGGAAAATAATAAAGGTTTTAAACACATTTATATGATATTTGCTGTAAGTATGGGAGCTATTGCAACTTGTATAATAAGGAATATTCCTTTGTTTTATGGCTTTTTTATAGGTGTATTTTTTTCTGTGATTGTATTTATGAGGAACGGTTTTTCTTTTATTGCTTTGATGAAGATGATTCTAAAAGGTGTAAAAGAATGTTTTTCTGTATACATTATTGTACTTCTTATGGGGTCTATTATAGCTGTTTGGATTGCTTCAGGAACTGTACCTACTATGATTTATTATGGATTTGATTATATTGTACATATGAATTATCTACTTGCATGTTTTATGATTATGGTAATGATTTCATTTGCTATGGGAACAGCTTTTGGAACGATTAGTACGATAGGGATTGCTTTGCTTGGAATAGGAAAAGGCCTTTCAATACCAGAGCCGATTCTTTTAGGAACTATTATTTCAGGGGCTTTTATTGCTGATAAAATCTCTCCTATTAGTGCATTGGTCAATCTTACTATGAACACTACCGATATAAAGTATAAAGATTTTTTTAAACATATGTTAGTTACATTAATACCTACTTTGATTATTAGTTCAACGATTTATTATATTTTAGGAAGAAATTTTACGGGCGAAGTTGATCTTTTAACATTAAGAGAATATCAAAGGAATATTTTTAATACTTTTACTATTTCACTAGCACTTTTATTATTTCCTATCATAATGATTCTACTAGCTGTTATAGGTGTAAAAGTTATTCCAAATATGACCTTTAGTTTATTAGGCGGAATAGTGATTGGCATATTTTTTCAAAAAATAGAGATACATGAAATGATTCATGCTATACTTTTTGGATATCGATCAAGAACCGGGATAGAGGCATTAGATGGAATTTTAAGGGGTGGCGGTATAGTCCCTATGATAGAGGTTATATTCATTATAATAGGTGCTGTTGCTTTAAATAGTGTATTTGAAGGAACCAATACTATTGCTCCAATGATAGATAAAATGGCATCAAAAATAAAAACAAAGGGAGCTTTAATTGCAAGAACCTGCATATTAAGTATTGCTTTGACAACAGTTACCTGTGATCAAACAGTAGGGATTCTTTTACCAGGAAAGTTTTTAAAAAGGAAATACAAGGAATTTAAAATGAAAAAAATTACCCTTGCTAGGAGTATTGCAGATGCAGGGACAACGATAGCACCCTTGATTCCTTGGAATGTAAATGCAATTATTATTACAGTAATAACAGGTGTAGGAGCAACGGAGTATGGACCATATGCTGTATTATGTTATATTTCTCCTCTAGTTACAATTTTGTTTGGGTATTTATTTACAAATAGAGAATCGAAAGAAAAGTTGGTAAATGAGTAA
- a CDS encoding alanyl-tRNA editing protein, with product MTKKLFYDNVHQKEFTANILKVKEIDGKFHIELNQTAFYPEGGGQPCDKGTIENLQVSYVYEKENKIYHVLDKAPPKLHLLKCSIDWKRRFDHMQQHLGQHILSACFHELFDAETVGFHLGDTFVTIDITLSNISPTQLEKVEYFANQVVFNNLHVKQLYPTALKLSDLPLRKPPKVKENIRIIEIDQFDFSPCGGTHPIHTGEVGLIKIRKWEKVRGNIRIEFVCGNRALKDFHWKNNHINKISTLLSVKDVDTFSSVERIFSDYTFQKKEIRRLKEQLLDYESLALYQNASILNGTKIINKVYDDRDFGELRTLAAKIVSQPNTIVLLGSRNEKAQMLLSCSNEINIDMNKIFKEVCPIINGRGGGNAHTAQGGGDNISKIEEALKTAQRIITNEYLT from the coding sequence TTGACAAAAAAATTATTTTATGACAATGTGCATCAAAAAGAATTTACTGCAAATATTCTTAAAGTAAAAGAAATAGATGGAAAATTTCATATTGAATTAAATCAAACAGCCTTTTATCCTGAAGGAGGAGGCCAACCCTGTGATAAAGGAACTATTGAAAATCTTCAAGTATCCTATGTATATGAAAAGGAAAATAAAATCTATCATGTACTAGACAAAGCACCTCCTAAACTCCATCTTTTAAAATGTTCAATCGACTGGAAAAGGCGTTTTGATCATATGCAGCAGCACTTAGGACAACATATTTTATCTGCTTGCTTTCATGAACTATTTGATGCAGAAACTGTTGGCTTTCATTTAGGAGATACATTTGTAACAATAGACATTACATTAAGCAATATATCTCCTACCCAACTTGAAAAAGTTGAATACTTTGCCAATCAAGTAGTCTTTAACAATCTTCATGTAAAGCAATTATATCCAACTGCCTTAAAGCTTTCAGATCTTCCTCTTAGAAAACCACCTAAAGTCAAAGAAAATATTCGAATCATCGAAATAGATCAATTTGATTTTTCTCCTTGTGGTGGAACCCATCCAATTCATACAGGAGAAGTAGGACTCATAAAAATTAGAAAATGGGAAAAAGTTAGAGGAAATATTCGTATAGAATTTGTATGTGGCAACCGTGCTCTTAAGGACTTTCATTGGAAAAATAATCATATCAATAAAATATCCACTCTATTATCTGTAAAAGACGTAGATACATTTAGCAGTGTAGAAAGAATATTTTCTGACTATACTTTTCAGAAAAAGGAAATCAGACGTTTAAAAGAACAACTTTTAGATTATGAATCATTAGCTTTGTATCAAAATGCTTCTATATTAAACGGTACTAAAATTATTAACAAAGTCTATGATGATAGAGATTTTGGAGAACTAAGAACACTAGCAGCAAAAATTGTCTCACAGCCTAATACCATTGTTCTATTAGGTTCAAGAAATGAAAAAGCTCAAATGCTCCTAAGCTGTTCGAATGAAATAAATATAGATATGAATAAAATATTTAAAGAAGTATGTCCTATCATTAATGGACGAGGCGGAGGAAATGCCCATACAGCTCAAGGCGGAGGAGATAATATATCAAAAATTGAAGAAGCATTAAAAACAGCCCAAAGGATTATTACAAATGAATATTTAACATAA
- a CDS encoding Eco57I restriction-modification methylase domain-containing protein — translation MQIRKWRRLFDEILKNIEDLKIERADFVLEICKFIFLKKYSADALNAIGLSIRDDLKEQFELNEILDLKDYDFTILSHLYENYLSQNRREKTGSFYTPFSIIEYMVERSLEIYLLRETGCPEKDLRKILYGNKSLNRMYIVKILKALDEIKMIDIACGTGLFLIGAFKKIYTYKKNIYRTLGKNEEDFLIRKHIVENNLFGIDLQREPACIGKMALFSLVCGENKEGYPDTINITVADSLTDEKVFEGTKKFDIAIGNPPYLGEKGNKAAFDKIKNSSFGKKYYEGKMDYFYFFIYKSLEILKEKGILSYITTNYFVTADGAVKLRDFLKNHCTFIDIVNFNDYEIFKSAKGQHNIIFFLANNISKNQSVRVKYVKEKNIDDKDLYQLLYENKKIEKKTCQYILPNQEKLYDDYGQILIQENNEYDSILGKLYNHRQYILKEVCNVNQGIVSGADKVTRDMLEKKIPFEMAKKNNIILNQGIFVLSYDEVSALGLLGSHYLKPMYKNSDIRRYCANHNPSKYLLYIDDQTKIEKKVLQHLSKYKEVLKKRRETLRGTRHWYALQWPRNQEIFESTKIIVPHRAKENRFALNHSSWYASADVYFITSKEKTLDFYMLLGLLNSKIMYFWLYNRGKRKGDYLELYATPLKNLPITCSAHKSICEDIKILVKQMVQFGQTQIAQEKIDSIFYDLYSLTSEEVAIIENLYKRNIKK, via the coding sequence ATGCAAATTAGAAAGTGGAGAAGATTATTTGATGAAATTTTAAAAAATATAGAGGATTTAAAAATTGAAAGAGCTGATTTTGTATTAGAAATTTGCAAATTTATTTTTTTAAAGAAGTATAGCGCAGATGCTTTAAATGCCATAGGACTTTCTATAAGAGATGATCTAAAAGAGCAATTTGAATTGAATGAGATTCTAGATCTAAAAGATTATGATTTTACTATACTTAGTCATTTATATGAAAATTATTTATCACAAAATCGTCGAGAAAAGACAGGTAGCTTTTATACGCCATTTTCTATTATAGAGTATATGGTAGAAAGATCTTTAGAAATTTATTTATTAAGAGAAACGGGTTGCCCTGAAAAAGATTTGAGGAAAATTTTGTATGGAAATAAGTCACTTAATAGGATGTATATTGTAAAAATACTAAAAGCTTTGGATGAAATAAAAATGATTGATATAGCTTGTGGGACAGGATTATTTTTGATTGGTGCCTTTAAAAAAATATATACATATAAAAAAAATATTTATAGAACATTAGGAAAGAATGAAGAGGATTTTTTGATAAGAAAACATATTGTGGAAAATAATTTATTTGGGATAGATCTACAAAGGGAGCCAGCATGCATTGGGAAAATGGCTTTATTTTCTCTAGTTTGTGGAGAAAATAAAGAAGGATATCCAGATACAATTAATATTACTGTGGCAGATAGCCTAACAGATGAAAAGGTTTTTGAAGGTACTAAAAAATTTGATATTGCAATAGGGAATCCTCCGTATTTAGGGGAAAAAGGGAATAAAGCTGCATTTGACAAGATAAAAAATAGTTCCTTTGGAAAAAAATATTATGAAGGGAAGATGGATTATTTTTACTTTTTTATTTATAAGTCATTAGAAATTTTAAAAGAAAAAGGAATATTATCTTATATTACAACCAACTATTTTGTAACTGCTGATGGAGCAGTAAAATTGAGGGATTTTTTAAAGAATCATTGTACCTTTATTGATATTGTGAATTTTAATGATTATGAAATTTTTAAATCTGCTAAAGGACAGCATAATATTATATTTTTTCTAGCAAATAATATAAGTAAAAATCAATCTGTACGTGTAAAGTACGTTAAAGAAAAAAATATTGATGATAAAGATTTATATCAATTGCTTTATGAAAATAAAAAAATAGAGAAAAAAACATGTCAATATATATTGCCCAATCAAGAAAAATTGTATGATGATTATGGGCAGATTTTGATACAAGAGAACAATGAATATGATAGTATATTGGGGAAATTATATAATCATCGTCAGTATATATTGAAAGAAGTATGCAATGTGAATCAAGGGATTGTTAGTGGAGCAGACAAAGTAACGAGAGATATGCTTGAGAAAAAAATACCCTTTGAAATGGCTAAAAAAAACAATATAATATTGAATCAGGGAATATTTGTTTTATCTTATGATGAAGTAAGTGCATTAGGACTTTTAGGTTCACATTATCTCAAACCAATGTATAAAAATAGCGATATAAGAAGGTATTGTGCAAATCATAATCCTTCAAAATATTTATTATATATAGATGATCAAACAAAAATAGAAAAAAAGGTTTTACAGCATTTATCAAAATATAAAGAGGTTTTAAAAAAGAGAAGAGAAACCCTTCGAGGTACTAGACATTGGTATGCATTACAGTGGCCTCGAAATCAAGAAATATTTGAAAGTACTAAAATTATTGTTCCTCATAGAGCAAAAGAAAATAGATTTGCTTTGAATCATTCTTCGTGGTATGCTAGCGCTGATGTATATTTTATTACTTCAAAAGAAAAAACACTGGACTTTTATATGTTATTAGGTCTTTTAAACTCAAAGATTATGTACTTTTGGTTGTATAATCGTGGAAAAAGAAAGGGCGATTATTTAGAACTGTATGCAACTCCTTTGAAAAATTTGCCAATCACATGTAGTGCTCATAAAAGTATTTGTGAAGATATTAAGATTCTAGTGAAACAAATGGTGCAGTTTGGACAAACGCAAATAGCTCAAGAAAAGATAGATAGCATATTTTATGATTTATATTCATTAACAAGTGAAGAAGTAGCAATCATAGAAAATTTGTATAAAAGAAATATAAAAAAATAA
- a CDS encoding tetratricopeptide repeat protein translates to MKEFSIFFPTESLRNDYMKRIFKVEEEINHKKLQDVSILGVKGISFQSKYKKIPGYWTRIKLKDEKESCIIKRRIHKEIPSFWVFENLFFPREFITQRKMEKMWIQKYNLMEEGTNSNAWKIFLREGKNHLEEGRIDIARAAFMCIYKNNPFFLKKYKRYYLFEELAYYYEAKGELHKSIRCLKVQASLQPNASEAYLNMSNFLLLNGLEEEAIDVCRRGLEINPDDEYLINNLLIAYVNSEYFDIALEFLEDRIKKYPDVSMNWKLMADIFCQIGKDKASIICYQKALDMSGEDILEVQQDIYYSLGICYQQVREYEKSIYYYEKFLKYEEKDAVVLLNLSKIYGEDLKEYERAEYYARKVIELYPQNGHGHHNLGLIYLYTGKLEKAKWYLYKARKILPGYQPIRDAIVELKKKYSVL, encoded by the coding sequence TTGAAGGAATTTAGTATTTTTTTTCCTACAGAAAGCTTAAGAAATGATTATATGAAGAGAATTTTTAAAGTGGAAGAAGAAATCAATCATAAGAAGCTACAGGATGTATCTATTTTAGGAGTAAAAGGTATTTCTTTTCAAAGTAAATATAAAAAAATTCCTGGATATTGGACTAGAATAAAATTAAAGGATGAAAAAGAGAGTTGCATAATAAAGCGTAGGATTCATAAAGAAATACCATCATTTTGGGTTTTTGAAAATTTATTTTTTCCTCGAGAATTTATCACACAAAGGAAAATGGAAAAAATGTGGATACAGAAATACAATTTGATGGAAGAAGGAACTAATTCTAATGCATGGAAAATTTTTCTAAGAGAAGGGAAAAATCATTTAGAAGAAGGTAGGATAGATATTGCAAGAGCAGCTTTTATGTGTATATATAAAAATAATCCTTTTTTTCTAAAAAAGTACAAAAGATATTATCTTTTTGAAGAGCTTGCCTATTATTATGAAGCAAAAGGAGAACTTCATAAGAGTATTAGATGTTTGAAAGTTCAAGCAAGTCTTCAACCGAATGCATCAGAAGCTTACTTGAACATGAGCAATTTTTTATTGCTTAATGGATTAGAAGAAGAAGCAATAGATGTGTGTAGACGTGGACTAGAGATTAATCCAGATGATGAATATTTGATTAATAATTTACTCATTGCATATGTAAATAGCGAGTATTTTGATATTGCCTTAGAATTTTTAGAAGATCGTATAAAGAAATATCCAGATGTCTCAATGAACTGGAAATTAATGGCTGATATTTTTTGCCAAATTGGAAAAGATAAAGCTTCTATTATTTGTTATCAAAAGGCTCTTGATATGAGTGGGGAAGATATTTTGGAAGTACAACAAGATATTTATTATAGTTTGGGTATATGTTATCAGCAAGTACGTGAATATGAAAAGTCAATCTATTATTATGAGAAATTTTTAAAATATGAAGAAAAAGATGCTGTTGTTTTATTAAATCTATCTAAAATATATGGAGAAGATTTAAAAGAATATGAAAGAGCTGAGTATTATGCAAGAAAGGTTATTGAATTATATCCGCAAAATGGACATGGACATCATAATTTAGGTTTAATCTATCTTTATACAGGTAAATTAGAAAAAGCCAAGTGGTATTTATATAAGGCGAGAAAGATCCTTCCTGGTTATCAGCCTATTCGTGATGCTATTGTAGAGTTGAAGAAAAAATATTCAGTCCTTTAG